A single window of uncultured Pseudodesulfovibrio sp. DNA harbors:
- a CDS encoding sugar kinase, which yields MTRYAMLGEIMMRLKAPGYERLFQTPSLEVTMAGAEANVAVGLGRLDEDVSFITALPTNDLGNAVRDELRKHGVDVSKIAHHEGRLGLYFVETGANQRPIKVVYDRADSCIAKAEPKTFDWRKLLADRDWFHITGITPAISETAMRCTLEAMKTAKEMGLTVSCDLNLRAALWQYGFNHVDVYRRMMEYVDVLVGNEGHFDSCLGLSARVAENDIYDNPSAYRPMADEVFEQWPNIKKIAITVRRTRSADHQSTVAILATPDEMWTSPVFEMKNIVDRIGGGDAFTTGFLYALDKTGDSQETIDFAVAAGAIKHSIPGDFLRATKEEIQALADGAAGRDQR from the coding sequence ATGACACGGTATGCCATGTTAGGTGAAATCATGATGCGACTCAAAGCCCCTGGCTATGAAAGACTCTTTCAAACGCCGTCACTTGAAGTGACCATGGCCGGAGCCGAGGCCAATGTCGCAGTTGGTCTTGGACGACTGGATGAAGATGTTTCCTTCATCACCGCACTTCCGACAAATGACCTCGGAAACGCAGTGCGTGACGAATTGCGGAAACACGGCGTGGATGTTTCAAAAATTGCCCACCACGAGGGTCGTCTCGGATTGTACTTTGTTGAAACCGGTGCCAACCAGCGCCCTATCAAAGTCGTCTATGATCGAGCCGACTCCTGCATTGCCAAAGCCGAACCAAAAACTTTCGACTGGCGTAAATTATTGGCTGATCGGGACTGGTTCCACATCACCGGCATCACACCCGCTATTTCTGAGACAGCCATGCGTTGTACCCTTGAAGCTATGAAAACAGCCAAAGAAATGGGGCTGACGGTTTCATGTGACCTGAATCTTCGTGCAGCACTCTGGCAATACGGCTTCAATCATGTAGACGTATACCGGCGCATGATGGAATATGTGGATGTGCTGGTCGGTAACGAAGGCCACTTCGATTCCTGCCTCGGCCTGTCTGCTCGGGTTGCCGAAAACGATATCTACGACAACCCGTCTGCATATCGCCCGATGGCCGATGAAGTGTTCGAACAATGGCCTAACATCAAAAAAATCGCCATTACTGTCCGCCGAACACGTTCCGCTGATCACCAGTCCACTGTCGCCATACTTGCAACACCTGATGAAATGTGGACTTCCCCTGTCTTTGAAATGAAAAACATCGTCGACCGTATCGGTGGTGGAGATGCCTTCACCACAGGCTTTCTGTATGCCCTCGACAAGACTGGCGACTCTCAGGAAACCATTGATTTCGCGGTTGCGGCCGGAGCTATAAAGCACTCCATTCCCGGCGACTTCCTCCGCGCAACAAAAGAAGAAATACAGGCCCTTGCCGATGGTGCAGCTGGCCGAGACCAACGATAA
- a CDS encoding pyridoxal phosphate-dependent aminotransferase: protein MKTLCESLNKMPRSGIRVIMDLAMGMEDVIHMELGEPGFQTPDHIKEAACKAIHDGFTKYTANNGLLSLREAALNKISRDGAEIGIDQIGIAPGSVFALAQAMMAVTNPGDEVLLSDPGWPNYYMQTIAMERTPVFYPLREENGFEPLIEDLEPLITPRTRVMLINTPSNPTGGVYSKETVEKLVEFAKKHDIYIISDEVYDKIVFDGEHHSPLNIDPNGNVISIYGVSKAYAMTGWRVGYYSAPSEVAPQMNKILEPYVSCASAVSQKAAEAALNGPQDCIGTMVEAYRERRDLVLDKLSAEGFEFSRPKGAFYLMANVSKAGMDSYTFAKELLKETGVATAPGLTFGQDSDKFIRFSFCADTEQIREGINRFCSFYKSRV from the coding sequence ATGAAGACTCTCTGCGAATCCCTGAACAAGATGCCCCGTTCCGGAATCCGTGTCATCATGGATCTGGCCATGGGAATGGAAGACGTCATCCACATGGAACTCGGCGAGCCCGGCTTCCAGACCCCGGATCACATCAAAGAGGCCGCCTGCAAAGCGATCCACGACGGATTCACCAAGTACACCGCCAACAATGGCCTTCTCTCACTGCGCGAAGCTGCTCTCAATAAAATATCCAGAGATGGTGCTGAAATTGGCATTGACCAGATCGGCATTGCCCCCGGCTCCGTTTTCGCTCTGGCTCAAGCCATGATGGCCGTCACCAATCCCGGTGACGAAGTGCTGCTGTCCGATCCGGGCTGGCCGAACTACTACATGCAGACCATCGCCATGGAGCGCACCCCGGTATTCTACCCGCTGCGCGAAGAAAACGGATTCGAGCCGCTCATCGAAGATTTGGAACCACTGATCACGCCCCGCACTCGGGTCATGCTCATCAATACTCCGTCAAATCCTACCGGCGGTGTGTACTCCAAGGAAACCGTCGAAAAGCTTGTTGAATTTGCCAAAAAGCACGACATCTACATCATTTCTGATGAAGTCTACGACAAAATCGTGTTTGACGGAGAGCACCACTCCCCGCTGAATATCGACCCCAATGGCAATGTAATTTCCATCTATGGAGTGTCCAAGGCATATGCCATGACAGGCTGGCGTGTAGGTTACTACAGCGCCCCATCCGAAGTTGCTCCGCAGATGAACAAAATCCTTGAGCCTTACGTTTCTTGCGCTTCCGCAGTCTCTCAGAAGGCAGCAGAAGCCGCATTAAACGGCCCTCAGGATTGCATCGGAACAATGGTCGAAGCTTACCGCGAACGTCGGGACCTCGTCCTCGACAAGTTGTCCGCAGAAGGCTTTGAGTTCTCCCGTCCCAAGGGGGCTTTCTACCTCATGGCCAACGTGTCCAAGGCAGGAATGGATTCCTACACATTCGCAAAGGAACTGCTCAAGGAAACAGGCGTTGCCACCGCGCCCGGCCTGACCTTCGGCCAAGATTCCGACAAATTCATCCGCTTCTCCTTCTGCGCTGACACCGAGCAAATCAGAGAAGGCATCAATCGCTTCTGCTCTTTCTATAAAAGCAGAGTTTAA